TAATGGGATTATTGTTACTTTTAACATCTCAAAAGCATTTGTGGTAATGGTTGGAGTAAAAAATGGTATTACTCTAGATATGAATAAAGCAACAATTCACTGGCTCACTTGCATCTTAAAATATCAGCTTGTTCCTGTCCtgtatattttgaaaataaatatttcttttctccttctacCCTCTCCTCTTATTAGGGTGGTCCTTATCATGATCTCCTTCATAGTGTTTTGGGAGCATATACATGTTACAGACCAGATGTGGGATATGTAAGTATTTGCTGTATAATGTTTCTAACAGGACAAATAAGCTTAAGGTGTCATGTTTTAAAGTATATTGAATGAATAGGTGTTCTAAACATTATGCTACAAGCACTTAATTATTAAACTTTGGCAGTTTTTTCATAGCAGTCACAGGTAGTTCTTAGAGACAATTAAATAGCTGAAAATGTACTGAATGTCAGTGTGGAGTATCTGGATTGtatggaaaattttaaatggaGGTGTTCATAAGACATTATAGTTCTGACAGAGtatccacaggaaaaaaaaccccataggGTGTTAGTGGACTTCCAGTTAGCACCTCACTTgttctcttattttttcttcccctgttgCCATTTCCATAGTGATACTCCCTGCCTCACTACTGCACATCCtaaaatacagaatttcctTCTTAGTGTCTTGCTGACACAGAATAATCACTCCCTCTGAGTTCAGTGAAGATTAGACTGTTTTCAGCCAACATTactgtgtttaaaaacaagcaaaaaaaaaccattaagaAAACTGTCAAAAACCCCTGAACAAACCAACTAAGCCTAACATCTCTCTGAATGGTGTTAGCTTACAGAAGCATATAAATAATGAACAGTAatgaagaaaaggttttttttgaTTTGTTCCTCTGGGTATCTAGGAACATCTTTCACAAGCTCTAATGCTTCATGGCTCAAAAACACTTGAAAAGTTTTAAGTCTCATCCATGCACCAAAGCATTATTTAGCACAGGGTGTGTCTTCCTCTCTAAATCAGATATGCTTGGGACTCTGCATAAATAACTAGTCGGTTTTTCATGTTCAAATGTTTTTAGGCCTGAATTCTGTCATCTGTGACCTCATTTTTGGAGACTCTCCCATATTTTTTAAGTGAGATTACAAACTCTGCAGGTTCTGAGACTGCTTGTTCCTAGGGTGGAGTTTCAAAAGgcaaataagtaattttttgtGGATaagtcttctcttttccattagAATTATAGCTAGTCTTGATATTTCTtaccacttttttttaatgttaatatgGCAGTAAATGTAAAGAAATCTCATTTCCACACCTATTTATCCCCCAGAAATGGAAAGCTGACTGTCTGTTTCTGATGCATATCAATACTCTTTTCCCTACTTGGTTAAAATGCTGACTGcatgggttttttaaaatgagaacagGCAGCATGAATGGTTAGAGACCGGGGAATAAAGATGATTGCAATTGAAATTGGTAAAATTATTGTTATCATAATGGGTATTCAGCTCATCGCTTAACTACAAGAATCATGCTCTTTACTTTTATTGCAGGCTAAAGTGTTTTTGGGAGAGTAATGGTGGAAAAATGTAAACTTGCACTGCAGCTAACCACCTAGAAGTAATTTTATATATGTGAAAAATTATGGTTTGGCAAGTGGAAAGGCATGTATTGACTGTtctgaaacagaattttgtCTGGGTTCCAATGTATCTGTCTGGGTCTAAACTGTCCCATATGTGAAGTTTTTCTCCATGACTGCTTTTCCCATAGTTTAACAATAAACTTGAGGCCAGGTTTTGTTTCTCATGAGCTCTGCATTCACTCTGTGTGGTTTTAACTTTCTTGTATTTCAAGTCCTGAGGACTTGTGATCATGAGACCTCCCAGAGCGTCTGAACTGCCAGAATCAAATTGATTGcatgcataaaaataatttatccaCGTTGTTTCTATTCATCTGGAAATGTTATGCAATAGAACTTGATAAATTGCAAActgtaaatatttccatttccaaagaTGTAAGATCTACTGAACCTACTCACCTTTATTTGCCCGATGCTTTTCCCACTTGAAGGTACAAGGGATGTCCTTCATTGCTGCTGTGCTCATTCTCAATCTGGAAGAGGCAGATGCTTTCATTGCCTTTGCTAACCTTCTAAACAAGCCATGCCAGCTGGCCTTTTTCCGTGTGGATCACAGCATGGTATGCACagagttttctggttttggacCTTAACGTTCTTTTGACTTGAAGCATAGTAGTTTTATTGATGACTTCCTTTTGTCCTATTGAATAATGGAGAACTTTAACCTGTGATTACAAAACTGAGAATACCACGTACTAATCCATAGAACTCATTCTTATGTTTTGATTTCTCCTCTAGAAACATTTAATCATTTTACTTATCCTAAGGAGTCACATTGTGCTGTGTTGACATCAGTtcttggtggggtttttgttggttttcaaCCAAACATTCTTTTGATGACTGCTTATCATGTGCTTTACTATCCCTACAGATGCTGAAATACTTTGCAGcctttgaagtattttttgaagaaaatcttCCTAAATTGTTTCTTCATTTCAAATCGTACAGTCTTACTCCAGACATATATTTGATAGACTGGTGAGTTCATAGAACATAGAAAACCTAACCTTAGAACTGTTGGAACACTTTCTACTTTGCTATAGGTCTTTCAACACTGgaaataaagcataaaaaagCCATTCAGTGGGTCTTGTGAAATCATGATGAACTGTTTTGTGTAACTGCAGTTCCTCTGGCAGGCTTCAAGCTTTATTAAAAGGGATGTATTCAGTTAAAAAATGAGACAAACAGGAGTTCTGTGTGTTCATGTTCTTGTTGCTGCAGTTATATGACATAAGTAGGGGTGAGGAggctactactactactacacCATAGCAGTGTGGTGTACTGTGATTGTAAGTGACTTGATGAAATGAGCATGGTCAGGTACTGAAGGAAGCATGACTGCAGGAATAGAGACTTTAAAGCAGAGGGGGGATTAAATTTAAGGCCTGGTTTGAAAAGGGATAAACTTGAAAATGCAGTGAACAATTTGAAATAAGGAATGTTCTAAAGCAGAGAGTAGCaagctctgtgtgtctgtaatGGAAGGTATTAGTGCAGGCACCCTTGAAGTGTGGTAGTGCTGTCAAAAACAGAATATCTGTTTGTGTGGATAAGGATGAGCTTTATCTagaattattattaaatttttgtgactttaaagtgaaaaattcaaaaatgtATCACAGAAATGTAGCTATTGATTTATCATTAGTACATTAGTGGGATGCAGCCCTCTATTGAGATTAGTTGTGGCTTTAGATCTAGTTTAGGAAACAAATGATGAACAGAGCTGTTAAACTGTATGGCTTAAAATTGGAAAGGTTAAGTTACACAGTTGTGATCTTTGTTGCTTCAGTTCTTACATGTGTATTACACTCTGTTTGAGTATGAAGAGATTTGTCACCTTTCTAGCCAGAGCTTTTTAAAAGAGATGACACTGAAATGGAGGATTTCCTGTGGCATCAAAAGACATGAGTTTCAGAGTACAAGTTCTGACTTTAAGAACTGGAGAGTTGTGGATCATTGaaataggggggaaaaaagtgtatAAAATAACTTGTCATCTGCTTACTTTGAACTAATGTAACTGCGATTTAAAGGAAGTtgtcctttcatttttctgaaataagttataactcttcctttttttttgtttctggcTCATTTGTAGGATTTTTACACTCTACAGCAAGTCATTACCACTTGATCTGGCCTGTCGTGTCTGGGATGTTTTCTGTAGAGATGGAGAAGAATTTTTGTTTAGGACAGGATTAGGAATCCTTCGGTTATATGAAGATATTCTCCTACAGATGGACTTTATTCATATAGCACAGTTTCTAACAAAACTTCCAGAAGATATTAcatcagaaaagctttttagtTGTATTGCAGCTATTCAGATGCAGAATAGTAACAAAAAATGGGCACAGGTGAGTTTCTTGGAGATTATGTATCAAACCTGACATGTCAGCACATGAATTTATGGGGCACCTCTCTTCATGATTATTTAAGTTGCTTGTCTGACTCCTCAGCAATGGGCATTTCCTTCCTCATGTCTCATTCCAGAAATTAATCTCCATGCTAATATTGTGGCAGTTAATATTGGTATTATAATAAAACTGGCAATCTTCATAGTCATTAAATGATTTACTTTTCCAGGTGTTTGCCTCACTGATGAAGGACAACAAAGAAGGGGACAAGAACCATAGCCCAGCACCAAAAAGCTAATGTTGAGGTCCATTGGAAATGTGGAAAACCACTTGATGACAAAGAAGTCTTCACATCACTTCTATGTGGAAAAAAGCACTATAGAAAGTGTGAAAATGAGATGGAAAAAAGACACAGCTCTCAGCGGAGTAATGAACTGATGAAATCTTCACCCTTTTGCCAGTATTAGTTTTTGCCATGGGAAGATCTGATTTCACACAGAATACTAAAACCTATGAAACTGAGAAGCGGGGAGTTCATATTTAATACTTTAAAAGAATCAGCTCAATGCAATAAACATTTGTAATAACTTCTGTTGGTACTTTAAACAAATTTTTGAGGCataactgtttttaaaaataccacaaaGGCACTTTTTGGAGGGGATGAGGGAAATGCTAAATCTTAAGGCCCCAAAACTGCTATCCAAACCAAATGCTTTGGTAAAAACATTACCTCCAAAATTACCAATTTGCAAGTATTGAGGACCAAATAAAGTGGTTTGGTGTGTTTCTGTGCAAGGTGGTTAAGATTTGGGAAGGGGTATTGTCTTATTTacttgtttggggttttttttaagttgcagCTTCATTCTTCAGTCTGGGCAAATGTAATTAACTCAGGAACTGTAGACATATTGTGCCCAAACCTAGagcaaaaataatctgaattttaaacagTGGTAAGAACAGGGCTGCTATTTTCACTGTACAGCTTTCAAAGCAAGTGGTGTTTAAGCATTTGTTTTGGTGTATTGATTGTGGAATAAATGGAGTGGGTATTCTGTGAAAGGGTTTTGCCACCAGAAGTTTTATATTGTCGAGCCATTTCCAACTAAAAAATACTTGTGTGTAATGGTGAACACTAGAAAATGACAAGGCTATCTAAAGGCTTTTGTGTTCTCAAAGAAGCAGCCACTTTAAACACTTGGAAATAATGCAGACACAGAATTGTTTTTGAAACTGTCTTTTTATTAGTGTGCAatactgaaatccaaaaagcATCTGTTAAGTGATAATTCTCTAACATCGTTTAACTGTGAGACCTAAGGTCATGCTGTATGTGTCACcgcaaatattttcaaacatttcctGTTGTTGAAGATGCTGTACAACAACCTGTGGTTGTAGGggacagaaatttaaaatggaTAGCACTGCAGGTGAGGAACACTTGCCCTCTCTTGATCCGTTTTTTGCtaatatttaatgtaaataaattcCTTACATGTGGGTTTTTGTAACTGGTCCCTCTGGAAATCAAGTAAAAATTACCATTATGTATTTTCAAGTGCAGGAGGCTTCCAGTTGTCTggtgttttaaaagcagagtCTGCATAATCGGGGTAAAGATTTAGTGTGGTGTAACTTGCGTTGCTATCTGGTTTAAAATCTACATATATGCTATTCATAACATTAcaatttgaaatgtaaatgtcCGATTTTTCTTAACTTATGTATTCACTACTTTAATTGGATCCGATTTGTCTTATATTTTTGTGTTATCTTGTACAGTTTTCTTACTTTTCAACTATAAATCTGTATATAACTGTAAATAGAAGGATCAAGCCTTCCTTTAAGACCACTAGTACCAATTCCTGTGTAAATAAAACTTACAGCAGCTGCGGGCCGTGCCTCTTTCCCGTTGCCGTGGCCCTGCCGCCGCCAGGGCCGCTCCTGTGGGCGGCGCTCGGCCCCGGCGGCCCCTCCGCCCTCCGCCGCCAGGGGCCGCTGTGGCCGCGCCGGGCCGCGCGGGGAGCGCTTCCGCCGCCGGGCAGCACGCGCAGGCCGCCGCCATGAAGCCGGTAGGGGCACTGAGGGGAACGGGCCGGGCGGCCCGGGGAGGAAGCCCAGGGCTCACGGGGAGGACGGGCGGGACGGGAGACGTGGTCGGTAGCGGCCAGTGCCGCCGGGGCTCCGGGAAttgcagagcagtgtgggtgctTTGGGTGGGCAGCGGCGGCGCAGCGCAGTCTCGTCTCTCACCCCGAGACGAGCGCTGACCTTTCAGCGCCCTCCCGATAATCCAGCATAGAAAGGGAAGCTAAAATTGAGCTGACAAAAATTCCGGATTCATGGCATGTTCTCGGTCGGAAGGGGCCCATAAGGATCGTGGAGCCCGACTCTGG
Above is a genomic segment from Serinus canaria isolate serCan28SL12 chromosome 6, serCan2020, whole genome shotgun sequence containing:
- the TBC1D12 gene encoding TBC1 domain family member 12 isoform X3 — translated: MVAEAKKREIKEAHKRKKIMRERFKQEDNIASAMVIWVNEILPNWEGMRATRRVRELWWQGLPPSVRGKVWSLAVGNELNITPELYEIFLSRAKERWKSFSETSTENDVEDAGASVADREASLELIKLDISRTFPSLYIFQKGGPYHDLLHSVLGAYTCYRPDVGYVQGMSFIAAVLILNLEEADAFIAFANLLNKPCQLAFFRVDHSMMLKYFAAFEVFFEENLPKLFLHFKSYSLTPDIYLIDWIFTLYSKSLPLDLACRVWDVFCRDGEEFLFRTGLGILRLYEDILLQMDFIHIAQFLTKLPEDITSEKLFSCIAAIQMQNSNKKWAQVFASLMKDNKEGDKNHSPAPKS